The following coding sequences lie in one Raphanus sativus cultivar WK10039 unplaced genomic scaffold, ASM80110v3 Scaffold2862, whole genome shotgun sequence genomic window:
- the LOC130506078 gene encoding uncharacterized protein LOC130506078, whose product MVYEFKNIHTKIDGNYSDLNNKFLQLASRFNTLESQVAFMPSSSKSSMESLPGKPEKNPKESCNVIISTTYSEIELSDYEKEVDEIEKLVFGKVEKLVVATAEVQMVDKAMERVQVQAERKVEAMNLLRFEPSAEKPVERRADQKLKEVKKNDIEIELSPYDKLPFPQRILTKAQKKVLSKFRKDLSDVGVRLPKIYGMREAHVQMMLIKDILHHQAEVAELLDISILKIDPPVPPQFLPKLESQGKFTLSCSLGKITMNDALVDSGASVNVISLEMVKSLGIESMEPNTSSLMFGDSSSTTPIGLIKDFPLKIGACTIPIDLTVLKMATEKRVPLILGTPFLTTVGACIDFPNKKVTLLNVNTTVSYPIQSPMDVVYCGTITCEEPSIEKTQDKVAVTEKEDLVGESSKKLCVEHLESAKREEVSRATKATHDMKKIVKEPHPPPLDKTPHTLTLHPMKLKDGAIEYKIKCKGRSKPFSSARAIITPQLQNDPIKLQELLSQKFQAISKLKL is encoded by the coding sequence ATGGTTTATGAGTTCAAGAACATCCACACAAAGATTGATGGGAACTACTCTgacctcaacaacaagttcttACAACTTGCATCTCGCTTCAACACTTTGGAGAGTCAGGTTGCCTTTATGCCATCATCTTCCAAGAGCTCAATGGAATCTCTACCAGGAAAACCAGAAAAGAATCCCaaggagtcttgcaatgttaTCATCTCTACTACTTATTCAGAGATTGAGCTGAGTGATTATGAGAAAGAGGTAGACGAGATTGAGAAGCTAGTGTTTGGGAAAGTTGAAAAATTGGTTGTAGCAACAGCTGAAGTACAGATGGTGGATAAAGCTATGGAAAGGGTTCAAGTACAAGCTGAAAGGAAGGTTGAAGCAATGAATCTGCTGCGATTTGAGCCTAGTGCTGAGAAACCAGTTGAGAGGAGAGCTGACCAGAAGCTGAAAGAGGTGAAGAAAAACGACATTGAGATTGAGCTGTCACCATATGACAAGCTCCCTTTCCCACAAAGGATTCTCACCAAAGCCCAGAAGAAAGTGCTCTCCAAGTTCAGGAAAGATCTTAGTGATGTCGGGGTCAGGCTCCCAAAAATCTACGGTATGCGTGAAGCTCATGTCCAAATGATGCTCATCAAGGACATCCTACATCACCAAGCAGAAGTGGCCGAGCTTTTGGACATCTCCATTTtgaagattgatccaccagTCCCTCCACAGTTCCTCCCTAAGCTAGAGTCTCAAGGGAAGTTCacattgtcttgctcccttggtaAGATCACTATGAATGATGCTttggttgattctggtgcaagtgtgaatgtgatctcatTGGAAATGGTGAAAAGTCTTGGTATTGAGAGCATGGAGCCAAACACATCTTCTCTCATGTTTGGGGATTCATCTTCTACAACCCCCATTGGCCTCATCAAGGACTTCCctttgaagattggagcatgcacAATTCCTATAGACCTCACTGTTCTGAAGATGGCAACTGAGAAGAGAGTTCCTTTGATCCTTGGCACTCCATTTCTCACAACAGTTGGAGCATGTATTGATTTCCCAAACAAGAAGGTCACACTCCTCAATGTGAACACGACTGTCTCTTACCCAATCCAATCTCCAATGGATGTTGTGTATTGTGGAACAATCACTTGTGAAGAACCATCCATTGAGAAGACCCAAGATAAAGTGGCTGTTACTGAGAAAGAAGATCTTGTTGGAGAGTCCTCTAAAAAGTTGTGTGttgagcacttggaaagtgctaaaAGGGAGGAGGTGAGTAGAGCCACAAAGGCTACTCATgacatgaagaagatagtgaaagaaCCTCATCCTCCACCTCTTGATAAGACTCCTCACACTCTCACTCTCCACccaatgaagctcaaggatggaGCCATTGAGTACAAGATCAAGTGCAAGGGCAGGTCCaagccattctcaagtgcaagg